ATGAATGCGTCTCCAAAACTGATATCCGTGTATAGATTCGGAAACACGTCCAGGAACTCGCGCAACCTCGAATCCTTGATGGACGAGAGCATGAAGTGCGGGCAGTTGACCACCATGTCCGGAAACTGCCTGAGCACGGCAACGAACTCTTCGCAGAAACCGGGTTTCACGGGCGAGGGATTGACATGAATAAGCACCGGAATAGAATGTTCCTCGCAATAGTCAAACACTGGCATCATGCGTGGGTCGTCCATGGCAATCGGGTGGAAGATGTATTCGTTCGTTCTTTTGGTTGTGTAACCATGTCCGGTGAACAGTTTCAGTCCGGTTGCCCCCTGGTCCATCAGCGCTTTGAACTTGTCCAGTTTCTCATCATCCAGCGGGTTGATGACCGGCCAAGCGTCAAAACGTCCCGGGTATGTGCGCACGATCTTGATAAGCTCCGCGTTGTTTTCATCGTATCGCGTAAAGCCCACTTCATCGCGCAGCGTGATCGTGAACCACGAACTGCCCAGCAGCGCCATGCGCTCCATGCCGAGGTGGTCCATCACCGCAACATGAATCTTGGCTTGTTCCAGAGACTGAATATGCTCATGGACGTTGATGACGGCCGATTTCTTCACAGGTTCCGGGCCGACGTGACAGCGCAAGAGGCCCGCCGAACCCGCTACGGCAGTCAGGCAGTGCTTGAGGAATGTTCTGCGATTGACCTTCATTGTCATGTTCCACCCGTCGTGATACACGCTTCTCGGCGTTGCCCTGTAATTAAGAACACGGAAAAAGATCGTACTTGGCCATCGGAACCCGTCTTATGGACTTCGGTTGCCTTCTTGTTTCGAACACGGACAAAACCGGCCGCGGAAAGTGTCTCCTGAAGCAGGCCGCGGTCAAAGCCGAAATGGAAAACATCCTCGTTGTTACCGTGAAAATCGCCGTTTTCCAGGTCCAGGTCCGCAATGCATACATGGCCGCCAGGTCTCAGGATTCGGAAAAACTGTTCCAGGAGCGGCGC
Above is a genomic segment from Candidatus Hydrogenedentota bacterium containing:
- a CDS encoding amidohydrolase family protein, which produces MKVNRRTFLKHCLTAVAGSAGLLRCHVGPEPVKKSAVINVHEHIQSLEQAKIHVAVMDHLGMERMALLGSSWFTITLRDEVGFTRYDENNAELIKIVRTYPGRFDAWPVINPLDDEKLDKFKALMDQGATGLKLFTGHGYTTKRTNEYIFHPIAMDDPRMMPVFDYCEEHSIPVLIHVNPSPVKPGFCEEFVAVLRQFPDMVVNCPHFMLSSIKDSRLREFLDVFPNLYTDISFGDAFMRDGLTRISKNPAKFQDLFASYSNRFMFGTDLVLTDAHGKSEEWVKNQFRAYLDMLSCEMYTTPCIPGQILRGVALSKELLDRVLYKNYEDFLASRPKGTSIARNVDLARMGVTPTGRRPGQAFPPQAKV